A part of Arachis hypogaea cultivar Tifrunner chromosome 12, arahy.Tifrunner.gnm2.J5K5, whole genome shotgun sequence genomic DNA contains:
- the LOC112726659 gene encoding uncharacterized protein At1g03900 — translation MESEGKEPHIQNSGGEGEDTEPVELVLFQVSECYVYIIPPRKTASSYRADEWDVNKWAWEGILKVVSKGEECIIRLEDKKTGELYARAFLRKGEPHPVEPVIDSSRYFVLRIEENIDGRLRHAFIGIGFRERTEAYDFQAALHDHMKYLNKKQTAEEMEQHYQQSSSVDYSLKEGETIVLQLKNSKSGRSVKSKFFEQSQSNFSEEKGGKPESTLSIKLPPPPPPGPLSPAATIQKSPTNLPPKLNLEKTSEVEAFKTEDTHQNSAEDQSTQDIPDDDFGDFQAAG, via the exons ATGGAGAGTGAAGGGAAGGAACCCCACATTCAGAATAGTGGTGGGGAAGGCGAAGATACAGAGCCCGTTGAGCTCGTTCTGTTTCAAGTCTCTGAGTGCTACGTCTACATA ATACCTCCAAGAAAGACAGCATCTTCTTACAG GGCTGATGAATGGGATGTCAATAAATGGGCTTGGGAAGGGATATTGAAGGTTGTAAGCAAAGGAGAAGAATGCATCATTAGACTTGAAGATAAGAAAACAG GTGAATTATATGCTCGAGCATTTTTAAGAAAAGGAGAGCCGCATCCTGTGGAACCAGTTATTGACAGCAGCAG ATATTTTGTTCTTCGCATAGAAGAGAATATAG ATGGACGACTCCGGCATGCTTTTATTGGCATAGGATTCCGAGAAAGAACAGAAGCTTATGATTTCCAAGCTGCCTTGCATGATCATATGAA ATATCTGAACAAAAAGCAAACTGCAGAAGAGATGGAACAGCATTATCAGCAAAGTTCCTCAGTTGATTATAGTTTGAAAGAAGGCGAGACTATTGTACTCCAATTAAAGAATAGT AAAAGTGGGCGCAGTGTGAAGTCCAAGTTTTTCGAGCAGAGTCAGAGCAACTTCTCAGAAGAAAAGGGTGGAAAACCAGAATCTACTCTTAGCATTAAGTTACCACCACCGCCTCCTCCGGGTCCACTTTCGCCTGCGGCAACCATACAAAAGTCACCGACAAACTTACCTCCAAAACTCAACCTTGAGAAAACTTCTGAAGTTGAGGCCTTTAAAACAGAAGACACACATCAGAATTCTGCTGAAGACCAAAGCACACAGGATATACCGGATGATGATTTTGGCGATTTTCAAGCAGCTGGTTAA